The following DNA comes from Bombus pascuorum chromosome 3, iyBomPasc1.1, whole genome shotgun sequence.
AATATCACCAAGAAGTACTAGAAGAAGTAAGCACGTACATATCTCATGTACCTCATCAGCATAATGAAACAGATTTACAATGCAGAATTTTACGACTGTGACAAACGTTTTTGTAAGGACTTGATTACGCTTGGACTTTGCTTACCGGCATCCTGCACAAAACGAGACGTAGCCACAATGCTAGATAAAATATTGCACAACGAGACTCTTCACATCGGCAAACTTTTTGCTATACACCTTAGGCTCATCGAAGTCACTGATTTGGTGAATGATTATCAATGGCTCCTCTCTGCAAAGATGATCTCCATCATGTACGTAAATTTCAAGCTCCTAATCCAGTTCGAATTTCTATTCTCAATCGACATAAACAAGTATCACGATCGGTGATCGACTAACTATCGAGTAGAAACCACAAAACTTTGGTTACAGAATAGTTTTGCTATTGTTGTGCACTACCGTGACAGTGGCCACAGCATATGATATTTTCATCCACCACAATCGTGTAAACAACCAGAAGGAAATCGTTGCGCTTCAAGATGGAAATACGGAGGGTAAGCGATACATACGATGATACCGAATATTCTGGATGTTAATTATTCTGATCGACACGAGTATATTTCATGGGAATCTATGTAACGTATGGATAACTTTGAACAGAATTGGAGAACGCACCAGAAGGAAAAGGCAAAACCGATTACGATGAACTGGCACCCTCAGAATCGAGCGAACAAAATCGCATGGCCCAATATCTGCTATGTTTTTCACTCCTTAGACATGTACAGCGCATATTTAAAGTACCAGAGGGTACAAAGGCTTTGGGTATATTCCACGGTATCAGAGTGTTGGGAACGCTATGGGTTATACTGGCACATGTGTTCCTGTACAGATTGCATATTATgggtaaaaaatgaaattcattcgCAGTTTAATTTCACTAGCCCATTCTGATTTCTGATACAGCTCGCCTTTTTTAATGACATCAATCATCTGTGCAGCTAACAAGTCGCATATGTACATGATGGTCGGCGAAGTATCCTCACAACTATTAATTAATGCGACGTTCGTGGTGGACACGTTTTTCTTTATGAGTGGTTTTCTGACGtcttatatttttctgaaggaaaaacaaaaaatggaGAGAGTACCATCTATAACAGAAAGGGGGAATATGTTCcttcaaataattatgaaacgaTATATTAGGTATAGACGATTTCAATATGTccttatgttttaatttatgcgTGATACAAATACATGAGagtgaaataaatacattaactTCGAAGGCTCACACCTGCATATTTCGTCATTATACTCATAGCGATATTGAATTCTACCTGGCATGATCATGTCTCAGCACTTCTTCCCTTTGAACATCCCAGTGCTACGTGTTCCAAATATTGGTGGACTAATATACTTTACATAAATAACTTCTACAGCTGGGATGAGCAAGTACGTATAATTTGTAGATAATTCATTAGAAGCATCTTTCGCATTACCAGAAAAGAATCGTTTCGAAGAGAAATACTGTTTGCAGTGTCTCACATGGAGTTGGTACCTAGCCAATGATACGCAGTTCTACGTATTTGGCTGTTTTCTCCTATTGCTATCGATCACGTGAgtttgaaatttgattttgtagTCATTCATGGGCAGTTTTAGTCGACCACTAAAAACGATTGTTTCAGGCATTACAATATTGCCATGGGTGTAGGCGTTGTTTCGCTAATTTCGTCAATAGCATCAGTCGCTTATATAGGATACACTCTTAATTACGAGCCGACGTTAGTATACAAACTGTTTAATACAATTTGTACCATTGggaatatgtaaatatacgtATGTCTACTTCCTCAGTTTGGACGGACAATATAGCACGGGGACGTACCTTTATATACGACCGTGGTGTAGAATATCGCCATACCTCTTAGGAATGGCTACATGTCACCTTCTTGCGAAATGCAATTACAAATTACGGTTATCGAAAGTAATATATACTGTTTCTATCAGTTATGTCTACCTACCTACATTTCTGTGCATCTATCAATAACGTAATTCAACGTATCTTTTAGAAATCCTTAGTCCTTGGTTGGACCTTGGCAATTCTGTGCAATTGCTTGATTCTATTTAGTCCCGTAAACCAAAACATGCCCTTAAACTTTGCCGTTCTTTATTTGGCCCTCAGCAGAACGGGCTGGTCACTGGGTATTGCCTGGCTGGTAGTTGCATGCACCACGAATCATGGCGGTAagacgatatttttcaagtcactcattaatattatagtgtTATTCCTCCTGTTGCGAGAATATCCTTTTTGCAATGCGaagtatttaacgttttataaGCTGCAGCCCACTATATGATTTATGGTCGCAGGTATCGTGAACAAAATCTTGTCGCTGGATTTTTTCGTCCCCTTCAGCAAAATATCGTATGCTGCTTATCTCGTTAACCCTATTATAATACTTTCGACTCTTTCTTCAAGTGATTATCCTTTCTACAGTGATAACATCAACATTGTAAGTATAATTCAACTATTTCATTTGGACAATTTCGATGTAATATTACTAGTGTATTCTGAAATAACAATTCTGTTTTTCAGGCTACCATGTTCGTTACAATGGCTGTTTGTAGTTATAGTGCTTCTATTCTCTTATATGCAACAATCGAAATGCCGTTTATGTCACTCCTGCGATTACATAATAGTGCACGAAGGAAAGCGATGCGACATACTTCTTCCTGAATTCTTTGCGTTCGTTGTAAACCTATTTATGATGGTGATTATTATaacaaacgtataacaatCTACGGGAAATATTCCACATACCTGTTATATAAAgatatgttaattatataaaagtataaatgaaacgaaaattgtaattgaaaGTGTGCGTTAAACTCAAACGCATTCAGAACCTGCCTGCTTATTCGGCACATGCAGTCGATGAACTACAAAAATACCGGGTATCTATTTGCGTCGCTATAATGTTCGTCAGTATGACCGTTCCTTTAAAATGCGTTTTTAGAGTTACACGCTACTTTCGTTGCTATGCATGATAACTAATTTGACCATGTTTCGTCGCATATCTACTGAAATTTATTGGTAAAGCGAAGCTATTCCTTCTTTACGTGAGCACTTATAGAAGCATTAAAATACCGTTTGACAATTTTGTAATATGGATGTAATATGAACATGGCAAGAACTGTgagttgtaaaaatttatgaatatcaAAGGAATATTAAGAGTACAGCATACTTCgtagttttttaattattcgtccTGTTCCATTTCAACGACCTGAATAATGTTCTAAATTTTTGCGAATTTGAGCTTTAATTAATCAGTACTATTAATATTCATCTATAAAATCGACAATGACTAGTACGAAGACTGTTACGATGAGAAATTACAAGTTCGAGATACGTACGTTAGTTAGGTGAAGCATAGAAACGAGTGAAAAGATgtcaagaacaagaacaagaattTTAGGAAAAAAGTGATTTCCATCAAAGTTATGAAAATACAGATGTAGTTTATTTCCCGTTTTCTCTGATATATGATCCGAATGAGATGCTGTCGCGTGATGGTTACACACGTTGTATGAGAAACAGAAATCTGTTATGCTAATGATTATACAGCCAACATACCATTTGGAAAACAGTATTCTTCTAAATTCCAGTTGATGTCGAACGGAGTtagttaaattttgtaatgcTGTGAATAACCAGATACTTTGGCGAGTAAGAGgtaaataaaacttttaagATATCTTGACAAACGTTGTGCGACGAAGCTACTGAAAGTCGATTACGACTGCGGAAAGAAGAAGGATGCAAATCAATCGAAATACGCATAATCGATTACGATTCAACAAATTATACAGTCAGTTAAACtcaaaacacatgaaaataattgttgTGCAACCGCGGCCGTTTCCCTGGAGACATTTACGTCGCGTTACGTCGCGAATATATCACGTgcataatttttcatcgaatcaACCGTCGAAACAAAAGCATAGGCTTCATAAAAATGATGAACGTTGTCGTCCAAATGTATTCCTTTTGCCGATCAGCTCATCCATTATAGAATCACGTGTTTTTCAAGCGTTAGACACTGGCAGCGTGATATTCAGGGGATTTGTCAACGAGCACAATTATTCGATAGGAGAACGTCTCACTTGCTTCTGGCTCTGTAAAAATCGCCATTTCTGTGACAAAAAGTACGAAAGAACAATTCGATATACCGAAACCCGAATGAAGAATATTCACATTCtgagtttcattttttcattgcACGTGCGCGGCACGATGGCGCTGTGCAATATCATGTAGAAGTAGAAGATGAAGTAAGCAAATGGgtattttagaatttgtaTCTCGAATGTATATCTCTAACGATTCAAGTTGCAATGCGAATGACAATCAGTATGTAACCAGTGTATGCAGCCAATAAAGAATTTACCTCATTAAGATAATATTGctatataatatcattaatattaaaatattttgttcgaaTTTTTGAAGATGTGTTCATTTTAGAATTTGATCACGCTTGGGCTTTGCTTACCGGCAACCAGCAGCATTGACGATGTTGCTACTATAGTTGATAAAGTATTTCGTAACGAAACACTTTTCGTGATGTAATGAAACACTATACCCAAGTATATTTGTTATGTTTGCAGCTATCGTGGATAAAATCTTATCGCTagatattttcgttattttggGTAAATTAACGTTTGGTGCTTATCTCCTAAACCCTGTTACTATATTTTTGGCTTACactgtaaattattatgttttcTACGTTAATATGGTCACCTTTGCAAAGTACAATGAAACTATTTCGTTCGGGCAATTTCGACGTAATATTAGTATCACGAAATGACGTTTCTGCTTTTCAGGGTGTTTACTCCGTTACAATGGTTATATGTAGTTTCGGTGCTTCTATTCTGTTATCCGCAACAATCGAAATGCCGTTTATATCACTAGTGGGATTGTATATTAGTGCACGAAGAAAAACGAATGAAGTTGTAACCAATAAATCAGTCAAATAAATGTAGATCACTGAAACAGGCGAAAAAGTTTTGCCGTTCAGTACACGGTGACCTTCTCCCAGTTGTTTTTTGTTCCTGACACAGTCAGTTGCCATGCATGTTAAAAAACAGAAGCCTTCGAGAACACGATAAAAAAAACAGGTGGACAATGTTACAAGTTCACGTCACAAGACTACAAGTCACGCAAAAAATGATCGAAACCTAATCCATTATTCAGGAATCAAATGTACATAGAGTGTTCGAGACGCCGAGCACGAAAGTGATGTAGCAGTAAAGATTATTTACTGCAAGGAAGGGAGGCTGACAAAGATTACTTATCAGTATGAATAACTGTCAGACTTAATTTAAACGGATGGTATATGCATTAAGTAAGGTCAGGCGTATTCGAAAAATACATCCGATGACATCTCGGACGAGACATATTGGTAGGGATAGGACACGCTGATTGGACATCCGCCTTTTCAGTTTCGACTTTTTATTCGACGTATACGACACAATAGCGCTGTGGAATATCGCataaaatcaaaatacaaAGTAGGTACATGGATATTTCAGTGTTTGCATCTCAAATCCATATATCCAACGATATGAGTCGCAATGTTACTTACAATCAATATGTAATTATCCGTATGATTAATACAGCAAATTAACACTGTACCTCATTAAAACAACTCATGACATTAATATATGACCTGCATTCTGTATCATACGCGAAGTTGTCACTATGATGGAGGAAGTATTCCATGATGAAACTCTTTTCGTCGGAATACTCTTTTTACAGACTTGAGGCTGATCGAAGTCTCCGATTTGACGGACCATCAACAATGGTTTCTCGCTACGAAATTCCAAGCTCGTTATTGAAAGTTCAAATTCTTGTCACCCATTGGGAGACATGCTACATATCTGGATCTGCGTCCGATGAAAAATCGACTAGAAACTTACAAATTTTGAGTACagagtaattttattactttgctACCATCATAGCAACCACGTTTCGAttagttaaattaatattcagaaGTAGCCGTGTTTACAATACGCTTGGGTATTGAGAACACGGTggacatggaaaattaaaaacgttGTCCCCATTGCTAAGAGGAATTTTCCCACGGAAACTGGCGTCATAAAATTGCGTAAGAAGATTCCTACGTTTTGGTCGTTTCGAACGGGACAATCGTTACTTTCTTTTGGACAATGAATAGacgaaattttgtattttatacaaattttatacaaattacgaAATGcatgtattttatacaaagtTGCACTTCGGTGTGCCATCATGACAATTTTGATAGACAAGATGCAAGGGAGCAAGACATaggaaaaaagatgaaaaatcgaGCAAAGATCGAGTCGACAAGATTTCAATCAAGCTCTATGGATGTTCgtcgaaaatacaaaaaatgacGAGGAATGTGAACGATCATAAAAACATTCTTGGCAATTAGAAAACAGGGTGGTCTTGTCGATCAAAGAAAACGTATCCATGGTTAATTTTTTCATGCCTATTTGAGGAAGCAGCTCCACGAATACGAATCTAAGAAACGAGCGTTCGTTACGGGTAAATGTTCTTGCGTCGAAGGAGTATGTAGACGAaggaaaagatttttatttgttacgcTTGAATTACGTGACGGTAAAAGTCGATGAAATAATAAGCCACTTAAGACTTTACCCAGCCACGCGTATGAAAATGGAATGTTAATTGACCGCAACCAGCGAACATAAAATCTAGCGAAGAAGCGTTAAACGCGAGGCCGCGACCAAGAGTGAAAGtttttaaacgaaaacaaatcgcgGAGGTGCTTGGTCTATTTTCGATCGGCAAAATGACATAAACTGGAAACGAGAGTAGGTCTGTATGTTACAAATCCTTACGTATCCCCTTCACTGTCAGTGATAGAATCCCACAGAAGAAGAAAGTGAATTAAA
Coding sequences within:
- the LOC132905082 gene encoding nose resistant to fluoxetine protein 6-like, whose protein sequence is MQYGKISWWIWLSFLSITTIYVPIQATTLNPETMRQILPAYAVLENVDLLNFSRCRTEIDEFRSAVDNQILWGLRALDTSGVPPGGFMSGHNYWLGDRMGCTILSQNRTVFVSEEKRKNNTIYRNPNEEHPPFEFRFFIGRMRHSSTMQYHQEVLEEDLITLGLCLPASCTKRDVATMLDKILHNETLHIGKLFAIHLRLIEVTDLVNDYQWLLSAKMISIIIVLLLLCTTVTVATAYDIFIHHNRVNNQKEIVALQDGNTEELENAPEGKGKTDYDELAPSESSEQNRMAQYLLCFSLLRHVQRIFKVPEGTKALGIFHGIRVLGTLWVILAHVFLYRLHIMANKSHMYMMVGEVSSQLLINATFVVDTFFFMSGFLTSYIFLKEKQKMERVPSITERGNMFLQIIMKRYIRLTPAYFVIILIAILNSTWHDHVSALLPFEHPSATCSKYWWTNILYINNFYSWDEQCLTWSWYLANDTQFYVFGCFLLLLSITHYNIAMGVGVVSLISSIASVAYIGYTLNYEPTLDGQYSTGTYLYIRPWCRISPYLLGMATCHLLAKCNYKLRLSKKSLVLGWTLAILCNCLILFSPVNQNMPLNFAVLYLALSRTGWSLGIAWLVVACTTNHGGIVNKILSLDFFVPFSKISYAAYLVNPIIILSTLSSSDYPFYSDNINIATMFVTMAVCSYSASILLYATIEMPFMSLLRLHNSARRKAMRHTSS